The following coding sequences are from one Streptomyces sp. NBC_00536 window:
- a CDS encoding beta-N-acetylhexosaminidase: MARTGKTSGTGHIRTAGAIRTTATAIAVAVAALAVPGCTSAPASGRTGAASAASSPAAPGSPDPATSSAPAPSPTRSYPLSTAPQTIPAVRTFEPARGPGWKPAPQARVLVAPANAAALADEGRALARDLKLGYAEDGGPARPGDVELALGAAPAGGAEPVPESYTLTVRNGGVRITGPDDAGVFYGTRTLEQAVRAAGSIGEGTVKDAPDRPQRGLNLDIARKNFTAPWIEDRLREMADLKLNQLGLHFSDDQAFRIASVSHPEIVSDPHLTQAEVRGIVNLARSLHIEVVPEIDSPGHLGAVLRAHPGLQLRDAGGRAVKGAVDISDPAAARLVDELLREYLPLFPGAHWHVGADEYQALVVKDPQASFPQLAAAARKRYGAGARVSDLATGWLNDRAAVVRGAGRVPKAWNDGFFTGGAATAARDLEVEYWTGKEIGARPPLEYLREGRPVVNLNDEYLYYVLGEPNDFTYPTGRRIYEQWTPLVLRGTEPVPAGYAAQILGARLAVWCDLAGSQTQTQVADGIRLPLAALAQKVWDPRAPQPTWDQFTALADRLR; this comes from the coding sequence ATGGCGCGAACCGGGAAGACGAGCGGAACCGGGCACATACGTACCGCCGGGGCCATACGCACCACCGCGACGGCCATCGCCGTCGCGGTGGCCGCGCTCGCGGTGCCCGGCTGTACGTCGGCCCCCGCGAGCGGCCGTACGGGCGCGGCCTCCGCCGCGAGCTCACCGGCGGCCCCCGGCAGCCCGGACCCGGCGACGTCCAGCGCCCCCGCCCCGTCACCGACCCGCAGCTACCCCCTCTCCACCGCGCCGCAGACCATCCCGGCCGTCCGCACCTTCGAACCCGCCCGCGGCCCCGGCTGGAAACCCGCCCCGCAGGCCCGGGTCCTCGTCGCCCCCGCGAACGCGGCCGCCCTCGCCGACGAGGGCCGGGCGCTCGCCCGGGACCTGAAGCTCGGCTACGCCGAAGACGGCGGCCCGGCCCGGCCCGGAGACGTGGAACTCGCCCTGGGCGCCGCCCCCGCGGGCGGGGCCGAGCCCGTACCCGAGTCGTACACCCTGACCGTCCGAAACGGCGGCGTCCGCATCACCGGCCCCGACGACGCCGGGGTCTTCTACGGCACCCGCACCCTCGAACAGGCCGTCCGCGCCGCCGGATCCATCGGTGAGGGCACGGTCAAGGACGCGCCGGACCGCCCCCAGCGCGGCCTGAACCTCGACATAGCCCGCAAGAACTTCACCGCCCCGTGGATCGAGGACCGGCTGCGCGAGATGGCCGACCTCAAACTCAACCAGCTGGGCCTGCACTTCTCCGACGACCAGGCCTTCCGCATCGCGTCCGTCAGCCACCCCGAGATCGTCTCCGACCCGCACCTCACCCAGGCCGAGGTGCGCGGGATCGTGAACCTCGCGCGCAGCCTGCACATCGAGGTCGTCCCCGAGATCGACTCGCCCGGACACCTCGGCGCCGTCCTGCGGGCCCACCCCGGCCTCCAGCTGCGGGACGCGGGCGGCCGGGCCGTCAAGGGGGCCGTGGACATATCCGACCCGGCGGCCGCCCGGCTCGTGGACGAGCTGCTGCGCGAGTACCTGCCGCTCTTCCCCGGAGCGCACTGGCACGTCGGCGCCGACGAGTACCAGGCGCTGGTGGTCAAGGACCCCCAGGCCTCCTTCCCGCAGCTCGCGGCGGCCGCCCGGAAGCGGTACGGCGCCGGGGCGCGCGTGTCGGACCTGGCCACCGGCTGGCTGAACGACCGCGCCGCCGTGGTCCGCGGCGCGGGACGCGTGCCCAAGGCGTGGAACGACGGGTTCTTCACCGGGGGCGCCGCCACGGCCGCGCGGGACCTCGAAGTGGAGTACTGGACGGGCAAGGAGATCGGGGCCCGGCCGCCCCTGGAGTACCTGCGCGAGGGCCGCCCCGTGGTCAACCTCAACGACGAGTACCTGTACTACGTCCTCGGCGAGCCCAACGACTTCACCTACCCGACCGGGCGCCGCATCTACGAACAGTGGACCCCGCTCGTGCTGCGCGGCACCGAGCCGGTGCCCGCCGGCTACGCCGCGCAGATCCTGGGCGCCCGGCTCGCCGTCTGGTGCGACCTGGCCGGATCCCAGACCCAGACGCAGGTCGCCGACGGGATCCGGCTGCCGCTGGCGGCGCTCGCCCAGAAGGTCTGGGACCCCCGCGCACCGCAGCCGACGTGGGATCAGTTCACGGCCCTCGCCGACCGGCTGCGCTGA
- a CDS encoding LysM peptidoglycan-binding domain-containing protein: MSASGKHRRPKTSPLARLLAVAGTGGIALALPLISASGAQAAQPTATTASTTTAKATGAKATAPAAAAPKSYSVVAGDTLSKIAESHSVSGGWKKLYEDNRSVIGSDPSVIRPGITLTIGGPAKATSAAATAKTLAASRNSTAAADRSARPTTLYANNLDGWIRQSLEIMAQHGIPGTYDGIHRNVLRESSGNPLAINNWDSNAAAGIPSKGLLQVIDPTFRAYHVPGTAADSYDPVANITAACNYAAARYGSIDNVNSAY, translated from the coding sequence ATGTCCGCATCGGGCAAGCACCGCCGTCCCAAGACCAGCCCGCTGGCCCGACTGCTCGCTGTCGCGGGCACCGGCGGCATCGCTCTCGCTCTCCCCCTGATCAGCGCTTCCGGCGCCCAGGCGGCGCAGCCGACCGCGACCACGGCCTCCACGACCACCGCGAAGGCCACCGGCGCGAAGGCCACCGCCCCGGCGGCCGCCGCACCGAAATCCTATTCCGTGGTGGCCGGCGACACCCTTTCCAAGATCGCGGAATCGCATTCCGTAAGCGGCGGCTGGAAGAAGCTGTACGAGGACAATCGCTCGGTGATCGGCTCCGACCCCTCGGTCATCCGCCCGGGAATCACGCTGACCATCGGCGGCCCGGCAAAGGCGACTTCGGCGGCGGCCACCGCCAAGACCCTCGCGGCGAGCCGCAATTCCACGGCCGCGGCCGACCGTTCCGCGCGGCCCACGACCCTCTACGCCAACAACCTCGACGGCTGGATCCGCCAGTCGCTGGAGATCATGGCCCAGCACGGAATTCCCGGTACCTACGACGGAATCCACCGCAATGTGCTGCGCGAGTCCTCGGGCAACCCCCTCGCCATCAACAACTGGGACTCCAACGCGGCGGCGGGCATCCCCTCCAAGGGCCTCCTCCAGGTCATCGACCCCACCTTCCGGGCGTACCACGTACCCGGCACGGCGGCCGACTCCTACGACCCGGTCGCGAACATCACCGCCGCCTGCAACTACGCGGCCGCCCGCTACGGCTCGATCGACAACGTCAACAGCGCCTACTGA
- a CDS encoding dihydrodipicolinate synthase family protein translates to MTQTPLRGIHVPLVTPFDASGAVALDALEALAHEVLAAGATGIVALGTTAEAAALDAAERDAVTGVCARVCRERGAHLSVGAGSSGTRASEAALERLRRWPEVRAALVTVPSFVRPAAAGVLAHFERLAAVSPVPLIVYHIPYRTGQPLDAPALRAIGALPGVIGVKYAAGAVDQDAVALLGDLPEGFTVMAGDDAYVSPMLALGAGGGILASAHLATDRFAALARAWRAGDAAGARVLGHALTPLSAAVFAEPNPVVLKGVLHAQGRIPTPDVRLPLLPASAASVREALEALRRLAEIP, encoded by the coding sequence ATGACTCAGACCCCCCTCCGCGGGATCCACGTACCGCTCGTCACCCCCTTCGACGCGTCCGGGGCCGTCGCCCTGGACGCCCTGGAGGCGCTCGCCCACGAGGTGCTCGCGGCGGGCGCCACCGGCATCGTCGCCCTCGGCACGACCGCCGAGGCCGCCGCTCTCGACGCGGCGGAACGGGACGCGGTGACCGGGGTGTGCGCCCGGGTCTGCCGGGAGCGCGGGGCGCATCTGAGCGTCGGGGCGGGGAGCAGCGGTACGCGGGCGAGCGAGGCCGCGCTGGAGCGGCTGCGGCGGTGGCCGGAGGTCCGGGCCGCGCTGGTGACCGTGCCGTCGTTCGTACGGCCCGCGGCGGCGGGGGTGCTGGCCCACTTCGAGCGGCTGGCGGCGGTCAGTCCCGTACCGCTGATCGTCTACCACATCCCGTACCGGACGGGTCAGCCGCTGGACGCCCCGGCGCTGCGGGCGATCGGGGCGCTGCCCGGGGTCATCGGGGTCAAGTACGCGGCGGGCGCTGTCGACCAGGACGCGGTGGCGCTGCTCGGCGATCTGCCGGAGGGGTTCACGGTCATGGCGGGCGACGACGCGTACGTCTCCCCGATGCTGGCCCTCGGGGCGGGCGGCGGGATCCTGGCCTCGGCCCATCTGGCCACGGACCGTTTCGCCGCCCTCGCGCGGGCCTGGCGGGCGGGCGACGCGGCGGGCGCGCGGGTGCTGGGGCACGCGCTGACGCCGCTGTCGGCGGCGGTGTTCGCCGAGCCGAATCCGGTGGTGCTGAAGGGGGTGCTGCACGCGCAGGGGCGCATCCCGACCCCCGACGTCCGGCTGCCGCTGCTGCCGGCCTCCGCCGCCTCGGTACGGGAGGCGCTGGAAGCGCTGCGCAGGCTCGCGGAAATTCCCTAA
- a CDS encoding LysR family transcriptional regulator, whose protein sequence is MLDVRRLRLLRELARRGTIAAVAEALSFSPSAVSQQLSVLEREAGLALLERTGRRVRLTPAGQRLVGHAEAVLERLERAEADLAEARGGLAGALRVGAFPTATRALVPAALVALARRHPALEAMVRETDPAAVAHALRAGDLDVALVHEYDFVPGPAEPGLDSEPLYREAMYLAEPAPESVPVPPAAPAADQGAVLRAHRDAPWITATSGTLCHAMTVRACQAAGFTPRERHRVDEFATVLALVAAGQGVAVVPQLGVPVRSGVPGVPGVLLTRLPMERRTNIAFRSGSAAHPAVAAFTVALREALPPELVP, encoded by the coding sequence ATGCTCGACGTACGCCGCCTGCGCCTGCTGCGCGAACTCGCCCGCCGCGGCACCATCGCCGCCGTCGCCGAGGCCCTGTCCTTCAGCCCCTCGGCCGTCTCCCAGCAGCTCTCCGTCCTGGAGCGCGAGGCGGGGCTGGCGCTGCTGGAGCGCACCGGCCGCCGGGTCCGGCTCACGCCCGCCGGCCAGCGCCTGGTCGGGCACGCCGAAGCGGTGCTGGAGCGCCTGGAGCGGGCCGAGGCGGATCTCGCCGAGGCCCGTGGCGGGCTGGCGGGGGCGCTGCGCGTCGGCGCCTTCCCGACCGCGACCCGGGCCCTCGTCCCGGCCGCCCTCGTCGCCCTCGCCCGGCGCCACCCGGCCCTGGAGGCGATGGTCCGAGAGACCGACCCCGCCGCCGTCGCGCACGCCCTGCGCGCCGGTGACCTGGACGTGGCGCTGGTCCACGAGTACGACTTCGTCCCCGGGCCCGCGGAGCCGGGGCTGGACAGCGAGCCGCTGTACCGGGAGGCGATGTACCTCGCGGAACCGGCGCCCGAGTCCGTACCCGTACCCCCAGCGGCCCCCGCCGCCGATCAGGGCGCGGTCCTGCGGGCCCATCGTGACGCCCCCTGGATCACCGCGACCTCCGGCACCCTCTGCCACGCCATGACCGTGCGGGCCTGCCAGGCCGCCGGTTTCACCCCGAGGGAGCGGCACCGGGTGGACGAGTTCGCGACCGTGCTGGCCCTGGTCGCGGCGGGGCAGGGGGTGGCCGTCGTACCGCAACTCGGCGTGCCGGTCCGGTCCGGCGTGCCGGGGGTGCCCGGCGTACTGCTCACGCGGCTGCCGATGGAGCGGCGTACGAACATCGCCTTCCGCAGCGGGTCGGCCGCCCACCCGGCCGTCGCCGCCTTCACCGTCGCCCTCCGCGAGGCGCTGCCGCCGGAGTTGGTGCCGTGA
- a CDS encoding S-(hydroxymethyl)mycothiol dehydrogenase, with protein MTHRVRGVIARSKGAPVETTTILVPDPGPGEALVQVQACGVCHTDLHYREGGINDEFPFLLGHEAAGVVEAVGPGVTDVAPGDFVILNWRAVCGSCRACKRGRPWYCFNTHNATQPMTLEDGTPLSPALGIGAFAEKTLVAAGQCTKVDPAASAAAAGLLGCGVMAGLGAAINTGNVGRGDSVAVIGCGGVGNAAIAGARLAGAGRIIAVDLDDRKLEQAKGLGATHTVNGAAEDVVKAVQALTGGNGADVVIDAVGRPETYRQAFYARDLAGTVVLVGVPTPEMKLELPLLDVFGRGGALKSSWYGDCLPERDFPLLIDLYLQGRLDLDAFVSETIALDEVEEAFARMQRGEVLRSVVLF; from the coding sequence GTGACGCATCGCGTACGAGGGGTCATCGCACGGAGCAAGGGCGCGCCGGTGGAGACGACAACGATCCTCGTGCCCGACCCGGGGCCCGGCGAGGCGCTGGTCCAGGTCCAGGCCTGCGGGGTCTGCCACACCGACCTGCACTACCGCGAGGGCGGGATCAACGACGAGTTCCCCTTCCTCCTCGGCCACGAGGCGGCCGGAGTGGTCGAGGCGGTCGGCCCCGGCGTCACCGATGTCGCCCCCGGCGATTTCGTCATCCTCAACTGGCGTGCCGTGTGCGGCAGTTGCCGGGCCTGTAAGCGCGGGCGCCCCTGGTACTGCTTCAACACCCACAACGCCACCCAGCCCATGACCCTGGAGGACGGCACCCCGCTCTCCCCGGCCCTGGGCATCGGCGCCTTCGCCGAGAAGACCCTGGTCGCCGCCGGGCAGTGCACCAAGGTGGACCCGGCTGCCTCGGCCGCCGCCGCCGGACTGCTGGGCTGCGGGGTGATGGCGGGCCTCGGCGCGGCCATCAACACCGGCAACGTCGGGCGCGGCGACTCGGTGGCCGTCATCGGCTGCGGCGGCGTGGGCAACGCGGCCATCGCCGGGGCCCGGCTGGCCGGCGCGGGCCGGATCATCGCGGTGGACCTGGACGACCGCAAGCTGGAACAGGCCAAGGGGCTGGGCGCCACCCACACCGTCAACGGCGCCGCCGAGGACGTGGTCAAGGCCGTCCAGGCGCTGACCGGCGGCAACGGCGCGGACGTGGTCATCGACGCGGTCGGCCGCCCGGAGACCTACCGGCAGGCCTTCTACGCCCGGGACCTGGCCGGCACCGTGGTGCTCGTCGGCGTCCCCACCCCGGAGATGAAGCTCGAACTCCCGCTCCTGGATGTCTTCGGCCGCGGCGGCGCCCTCAAGTCCTCCTGGTACGGGGACTGTCTGCCCGAGCGCGACTTCCCGCTGCTGATCGACCTCTACCTGCAAGGCCGCCTGGACCTCGACGCCTTCGTCTCCGAGACCATCGCACTCGACGAGGTCGAAGAGGCCTTCGCCCGCATGCAACGCGGCGAAGTCCTCCGCTCGGTCGTCCTCTTCTGA
- a CDS encoding alpha/beta fold hydrolase — MTISQSHSHSHSYRQPGVVLTDHRFTVPLDHDRPDGERIELYAREAVASGKDPASLPWLLYLEGGPGFGARRFTGRQAWLERALTEFRVLLLDQRGTGRSTPANRQTLPLRGGPAEQAEYLAHFRADAIVRDCEAIRPALTGGAPWTVLGQSFGGFCVTRYLSTAPEGLAAALITGGLPALDATADEVYAAAVPRVERKNLAHYARYPMDVERARAIAAHLAEHPTELPGGHPLTPEAFQSLGILLGTGDGSHQLHYLLEDAFVRTPAGPALSDAFLDGVRPLLSFAGHPLYALVHEAIYAQDPAAPTAWAAERVRAGHPRFDAAKTLAGDEPLLFSGESVHPWHFATDPSLVPLRATAEALAARTGWQPLYDRARLAVNEVPVAAAVYHDDMYVDTAHSLDTARAIRGLRTWVTDEFEHDGVRAGGPRVLDRLLALVRDEV; from the coding sequence GTGACCATCAGTCAGAGCCACAGCCACAGCCACAGCTACCGCCAGCCCGGCGTCGTCCTCACCGACCACCGCTTCACGGTCCCGCTGGACCACGACCGCCCGGACGGCGAGCGGATCGAGCTGTACGCCCGTGAGGCCGTGGCCAGCGGCAAGGATCCGGCCTCGCTGCCCTGGCTGCTCTACCTGGAGGGCGGCCCCGGCTTCGGCGCCCGCCGCTTCACCGGCCGCCAGGCCTGGCTGGAGCGGGCCCTGACCGAGTTCCGGGTCCTGCTCCTGGACCAGCGCGGCACCGGCCGCTCCACCCCCGCCAACCGGCAGACCCTCCCGCTGCGCGGCGGCCCCGCCGAACAGGCGGAGTACCTCGCGCACTTCCGCGCCGACGCGATCGTCCGGGACTGCGAAGCGATCCGCCCGGCCCTCACCGGCGGCGCGCCCTGGACCGTACTCGGCCAGAGCTTCGGCGGGTTCTGCGTCACCCGCTACCTGTCGACCGCCCCCGAGGGCCTGGCCGCCGCCCTGATCACCGGCGGTCTCCCGGCCCTCGACGCCACCGCCGACGAGGTCTACGCGGCGGCCGTCCCGCGGGTCGAGCGCAAGAACCTGGCCCACTACGCCCGGTACCCGATGGACGTCGAACGCGCCCGCGCCATCGCCGCCCACCTCGCCGAGCACCCCACCGAACTCCCCGGCGGCCATCCGCTCACCCCCGAGGCGTTCCAGTCCCTCGGCATCCTCCTCGGCACCGGCGACGGCAGCCATCAGCTGCACTACCTCCTGGAGGACGCCTTCGTCCGCACCCCCGCCGGACCGGCCCTCTCGGACGCGTTCCTGGACGGCGTGCGGCCGTTGCTGTCCTTCGCCGGACACCCGCTGTACGCGCTCGTGCACGAGGCGATCTACGCCCAGGACCCGGCGGCCCCCACCGCCTGGGCCGCCGAACGGGTCCGCGCCGGGCACCCCCGTTTCGACGCCGCCAAGACCCTGGCGGGCGACGAGCCGCTGCTCTTCAGCGGCGAGAGCGTGCACCCCTGGCACTTCGCCACCGACCCGTCGCTGGTCCCGCTGCGCGCGACCGCCGAGGCCCTCGCCGCCCGTACCGGCTGGCAGCCCCTCTACGACCGGGCGCGCCTCGCGGTGAACGAGGTGCCGGTGGCCGCCGCCGTCTACCACGACGACATGTACGTGGACACCGCCCACTCGCTGGACACCGCCCGCGCGATCCGCGGCCTGCGCACCTGGGTGACGGACGAGTTCGAGCACGACGGGGTCCGCGCGGGCGGCCCGCGGGTCCTGGACCGTCTGCTCGCCCTGGTCCGGGACGAGGTCTAG
- a CDS encoding PIG-L deacetylase family protein: MTDAPNQLEAMPADWQRALAVVAHPDDLEYGGAAAVADWTDGGREVVYLLATRGEAGIDGIAPEECAALREAEQRASAAVVGVHAVEFLDHRDGVVEYGLRLRREIAAAIRRHRPELVITLNHRDTWGGEGGGGYWNTPDHRAVGRATLDAAADAGNRWIFPELITEEELEPWNGVRWVAVAGSSTPTHAADAAPGFERSVASLLEHRAYIEGLTDEDPESYVRGFLTANVERAAPRFGGRPAVAFEVFPR, translated from the coding sequence ATGACCGATGCACCGAATCAGCTGGAAGCCATGCCCGCCGACTGGCAGCGCGCGCTGGCCGTCGTCGCGCACCCGGACGACCTGGAGTACGGCGGCGCGGCCGCGGTGGCGGACTGGACGGACGGCGGCCGCGAGGTCGTCTACCTGCTGGCCACGCGCGGCGAGGCCGGGATCGACGGGATCGCGCCCGAGGAGTGCGCCGCGCTGCGGGAGGCCGAGCAGCGGGCCAGCGCGGCCGTCGTCGGCGTGCACGCGGTGGAGTTCCTCGACCACCGTGACGGGGTGGTCGAATACGGCCTGCGGCTGCGCCGCGAGATCGCCGCGGCGATCCGCCGCCACCGCCCCGAACTCGTCATCACGCTGAACCACCGGGACACCTGGGGCGGCGAGGGCGGCGGCGGGTACTGGAACACCCCCGACCACCGGGCGGTCGGCCGGGCCACGCTGGACGCGGCGGCCGACGCGGGCAACCGCTGGATCTTCCCCGAACTCATCACCGAGGAGGAGCTGGAGCCCTGGAACGGGGTGCGCTGGGTGGCGGTGGCCGGTTCCAGCACGCCGACGCACGCGGCGGACGCCGCCCCCGGGTTCGAGCGGTCCGTCGCGTCCCTGCTGGAGCACCGCGCGTACATCGAGGGCCTGACGGACGAGGACCCCGAGAGCTACGTACGCGGGTTCCTGACGGCGAACGTCGAGCGCGCGGCGCCCCGCTTCGGTGGCCGTCCCGCGGTGGCGTTCGAGGTCTTCCCGCGCTGA
- a CDS encoding enoyl-CoA hydratase/isomerase family protein: MIDTLSTEIAKGEERIRLEVADGLAVLTLCRPEKLNGWSWESTRQLGLLADRIRFDASVRAVLLRAEGRAFCAGIDVTAPGGAITGASPAERTRNYYEGIRWVHERFAVLARLPQPVVAAVQGYCLGFGFELALMADIRVAADDAVFALPEAGLGVAVDAGGDLRIAREAGAGWAKMLALTGRRIDATTAERLHLVQLVTTREALDAEARALAAEIAANAPLAVQGIKRAVDAYADAALPGALDRVAMTAALTLTSEDSREGYTAKAARRPPHFEGR; the protein is encoded by the coding sequence GTGATCGACACTCTGTCCACGGAGATCGCGAAGGGTGAGGAACGCATCCGTCTGGAAGTCGCCGACGGACTCGCGGTCCTCACCCTGTGCCGTCCGGAGAAGCTCAACGGCTGGAGCTGGGAATCCACCCGGCAGCTGGGCCTGCTCGCGGACCGGATCCGCTTCGACGCCTCCGTGCGGGCGGTCCTGCTGCGGGCCGAGGGGCGGGCCTTCTGCGCGGGCATCGACGTCACCGCCCCCGGCGGGGCGATCACCGGAGCCTCGCCCGCGGAACGGACCCGCAACTACTACGAGGGCATCCGCTGGGTGCACGAGCGCTTCGCCGTCCTCGCCCGGCTCCCGCAGCCCGTGGTCGCCGCCGTCCAGGGATACTGCCTCGGCTTCGGCTTCGAACTGGCGCTGATGGCCGACATCCGGGTCGCCGCCGACGACGCCGTCTTCGCCCTGCCGGAAGCCGGGCTCGGTGTGGCGGTGGACGCGGGCGGCGACCTGCGGATCGCCCGCGAGGCGGGCGCGGGCTGGGCGAAGATGCTGGCGCTGACCGGCCGCCGGATCGACGCGACGACGGCCGAGCGGCTCCACCTCGTCCAGCTGGTGACCACCCGCGAGGCCCTGGACGCCGAGGCGCGGGCGCTGGCGGCGGAGATCGCGGCCAACGCCCCGCTCGCGGTCCAGGGCATCAAGCGGGCGGTCGACGCCTACGCCGACGCGGCGCTGCCGGGCGCCCTGGACCGGGTCGCGATGACGGCGGCCCTCACGCTGACCTCCGAGGACAGCCGCGAGGGCTACACCGCCAAGGCCGCCCGCCGCCCGCCGCACTTCGAGGGCCGCTGA
- a CDS encoding SDR family oxidoreductase produces the protein MESHENTPTGTTGTHPPGGPPPVPGGLPGPPPLGAAALPPGTYAGQVVLVTGGGTGLGKAIAAEFARLGADLVIASRRAGQLKAAREELAAVPGAGRVTAAVCDIRDPERVAEVFDAAEAALGLPDVLVNNAAANFPCPAEDLSPNAWRAVVDITLTGTWFMTREFGRRHLAAGTPGSIVSIGASYAWTGGPGFAHSAAAKAGVKNLVETLAVEWGPYGIQINGLVPGLFPHADMTGDIRDGLDRAGPDAKDARQPALRVGLPRELGWAATFLASPYARFVTGHTLVVDGANWQRRSLVGPEVVPVREQLGRGPFAG, from the coding sequence ATGGAGTCCCACGAGAACACCCCGACCGGAACGACCGGAACGCACCCGCCGGGTGGGCCGCCGCCCGTACCGGGTGGGCTGCCCGGGCCGCCGCCGCTCGGCGCCGCCGCGCTCCCGCCCGGTACGTACGCCGGTCAGGTGGTCCTGGTGACGGGCGGCGGCACCGGGCTGGGCAAGGCGATCGCCGCCGAGTTCGCCCGGCTCGGCGCGGACCTGGTGATCGCGAGCCGCCGGGCCGGGCAGCTGAAGGCGGCGCGCGAGGAGCTGGCCGCCGTCCCCGGCGCGGGGCGGGTCACCGCGGCCGTCTGTGACATCCGGGACCCGGAGCGGGTCGCGGAGGTCTTCGACGCCGCGGAGGCCGCGCTCGGGCTGCCCGACGTACTCGTCAACAACGCCGCCGCCAACTTCCCCTGCCCGGCGGAGGACCTCTCCCCCAACGCCTGGCGGGCGGTGGTCGACATCACGCTGACCGGGACCTGGTTCATGACCCGCGAGTTCGGCCGCCGGCACCTGGCCGCCGGTACGCCGGGGTCGATCGTCAGCATCGGCGCCTCGTACGCCTGGACGGGCGGCCCCGGTTTCGCGCACAGCGCGGCCGCCAAGGCGGGCGTGAAGAACCTGGTGGAGACCCTGGCCGTCGAGTGGGGACCGTACGGGATCCAGATCAACGGCCTGGTCCCGGGCCTCTTCCCGCACGCCGACATGACCGGGGACATCCGCGACGGCCTCGACCGGGCGGGTCCCGACGCCAAGGACGCCCGCCAGCCCGCGCTGCGGGTCGGCCTGCCCCGCGAACTGGGCTGGGCGGCCACCTTCCTGGCCTCGCCCTACGCCCGCTTCGTCACCGGACACACGCTCGTGGTGGACGGCGCGAACTGGCAGCGCCGGTCCCTGGTCGGCCCGGAGGTGGTCCCGGTCCGCGAACAGCTGGGCCGCGGGCCCTTCGCGGGGTGA
- a CDS encoding NADPH:quinone oxidoreductase family protein gives MQAWRVHTPGEPREAMRLEEIPEPVPGEGEVKLRVLAANVNFPDALLCRGQYQIRPPLPFTPGVEICGETEDGRRVIANPSLPHGGFAEFVTADARALLPAPDSLDDAAAAALHIGYQTGWFGLHRRARLQPGETLLVHAAAGGVGSAAVQLGKAAGATVIGVVGGKAKAAVAEELGCDLVIDRHTEDLVARVKEFTGGRGADVVFDPVGGDAYTASAKCVAFEGRILVVGFASGTVPAPALNHALVKNYSVVGLHWGLYAQRDPAAVLACHTELTRLAAEGAISPLVSERVPLAGAADAVQRVADGVTTGRLVVVPALDGGAR, from the coding sequence ATGCAGGCATGGCGAGTACATACCCCGGGTGAGCCCCGTGAGGCCATGCGCCTCGAAGAGATTCCCGAACCGGTGCCCGGTGAGGGCGAGGTGAAGCTCAGGGTGCTCGCGGCCAACGTCAACTTCCCCGACGCGCTGCTCTGCCGGGGCCAGTACCAGATCCGGCCGCCGCTGCCCTTCACCCCCGGCGTCGAGATCTGCGGCGAGACCGAGGACGGGCGCCGGGTCATCGCCAACCCGAGCCTGCCGCACGGCGGTTTCGCCGAATTCGTCACCGCGGACGCGCGCGCCCTGCTGCCCGCCCCCGACAGCCTCGACGACGCCGCGGCCGCGGCCCTGCACATCGGCTACCAGACCGGCTGGTTCGGCCTCCACCGCAGGGCCCGGCTCCAGCCCGGCGAGACCCTCCTCGTGCACGCCGCCGCGGGCGGCGTCGGCAGCGCCGCCGTCCAGCTCGGCAAGGCCGCCGGGGCCACCGTCATCGGGGTCGTGGGCGGCAAGGCCAAGGCGGCCGTCGCCGAGGAGCTGGGCTGTGACCTGGTCATCGACCGGCACACAGAGGACCTGGTCGCCCGGGTCAAGGAGTTCACCGGCGGCCGCGGCGCCGACGTCGTCTTCGACCCGGTCGGCGGCGACGCCTACACCGCCTCCGCCAAGTGCGTCGCCTTCGAGGGCCGGATCCTGGTCGTCGGCTTCGCGAGCGGCACCGTCCCCGCCCCCGCCCTCAACCACGCCCTGGTCAAGAACTACTCGGTCGTCGGCCTCCACTGGGGCCTGTACGCGCAGCGGGACCCCGCGGCGGTCCTCGCCTGCCACACCGAGCTGACCCGGCTCGCCGCCGAGGGCGCCATCAGCCCGCTGGTCAGTGAACGGGTCCCGCTCGCCGGGGCGGCCGACGCCGTCCAGCGCGTCGCCGACGGAGTCACCACCGGCCGCCTGGTCGTCGTACCGGCCCTGGACGGAGGTGCCCGGTGA